In Taeniopygia guttata chromosome Z, bTaeGut7.mat, whole genome shotgun sequence, one genomic interval encodes:
- the LOC140681797 gene encoding serine/threonine-protein kinase PAK 3-like, protein MLVSEGDPEAKYTELETIGRGGFGTVCMAVETATGEEVAIKKISLLEESNSEVCLNEIQIMRGNKNANLVTFVDSYLVDEELWLVMEYMDGGSLHDVIMETHMAEGEIAAVSRECLQGLDFLHSKQVIHRDVKSHNILLGLDGSVKLADFGLSAQLTAEQSKRRSLVGTTHWMAPEIFTKKPYGPKVDIWSFGIVGIEMVEGAPPYLMNTSRTVQQLIITGGTPKLQKPRQQSAWLRDFLRCCLETDEDRRWSAQELLQHPFVTSAKPTSSLMPLIMATQQFMADRRY, encoded by the exons atgctggtgagcgagggagatcctgaggctaaatacacagaactggaaacaattgGCAGAGG gggTTTTGGCACGGTGTGCATGGCAGTGGAGACTGCCACAGGAGAAGAG gtggccataaagaaaattagtctCCTGGAAGAGAGCAACAGCGAGGTGTGCCTGAATGAAATCCAGATCATGCGTGGCAATAAGAATGCCAATCTTGTGACCTTTGTAGACAG ctacCTGGTGGATGAGGAACTCTGGCTGGTGATGGAATACATGGACGGAGGTTCTTTACACGATGTCATTATGGAGACTCAtatggcagaaggagagataGCAGCTGTCTCTCGGGAG tgcctgcaaggcctgGATTTCCTTCATTCCAAGCAAGTGATCCACCGAGACGTAAAAAGCCACAACATTCTCCTGGGCTTGGACGGCTCTGTCAAGTTGG ctgattttggccttTCTGCTCAGCTCACCGCTGAGCAGAGCAAACGAAGATCACTTGTTGGGACTACTCACTGGATGGCCCCAGAAATTTTCACAAAGAAGCCCTacggccccaaagtggacatctGGTCCTTTGGAATTGTGGGGATCGAGATGGTGGAAGGAGCACCTCCTTACCTGATGAACACCTCCCGCACG gttcagCAGCTGATAATCACCGGGGGCACCCCgaagctgcagaagcccaggcAACAGTCGGCTTGGCTGCGAGACTTTCTGcgctgctgcctggagacggACGAGGACAGGCGCTGGTCTGCCCAGGAACTTCTGCAG cATCCTTTTGTAACCTCAGCCAAGCCGACCTCCAGCCTGATGCCTCTGATCATGGCAACGCAGCAGTTTATGGCCGACAGGAGATACTAG